The following coding sequences are from one Desulfosoma caldarium window:
- a CDS encoding sulfotransferase family 2 domain-containing protein has product MLLSPKYKFLFVHIPKTGGTSIRVALRSYKWRDPYRIPLFVCSRLSALFGHRLACKLPRHAKVIAAKEMLPRDFFNNLFKFAFVRNPWDLQVSSFHHIRRERPHLMKGLETFEDFLKHKFDPNRPYVFHFDVSIERQVDYLVDLDGRLLVDFVGRYERLEEDFTEACHRIGIRPPKLPHKRKAADRRDYRAYYTDETAEMVAQHFRRDIELFGYRFDDV; this is encoded by the coding sequence GTGCTGCTTTCACCAAAATACAAGTTTCTCTTTGTGCACATTCCCAAGACGGGGGGCACCAGTATTCGCGTGGCCTTGCGGTCCTACAAGTGGCGCGACCCGTACCGCATTCCCCTTTTTGTGTGCAGCCGCCTGAGCGCTCTCTTCGGCCACCGCTTGGCCTGCAAGCTGCCTCGGCATGCCAAGGTGATTGCCGCCAAAGAAATGCTGCCGCGCGACTTTTTCAACAATCTTTTCAAATTCGCCTTCGTTCGCAACCCTTGGGACTTGCAGGTCAGCTCGTTTCATCACATTCGACGGGAACGCCCCCACTTGATGAAAGGCCTGGAGACCTTTGAAGATTTTCTCAAGCACAAGTTCGATCCCAATAGGCCCTACGTTTTTCATTTCGACGTCTCCATCGAGCGCCAAGTGGACTATTTGGTGGATTTGGACGGACGTCTTCTTGTGGACTTTGTGGGGCGTTATGAAAGGCTAGAGGAGGATTTCACGGAAGCCTGCCACAGGATAGGCATTCGACCTCCCAAGCTTCCTCACAAAAGAAAGGCCGCGGACCGAAGGGACTACCGAGCTTATTACACGGACGAGACAGCCGAGATGGTGGCGCAGCATTTTCGGCGCGATATCGAACTGTTCGGCTACCGGTTTGACGACGTGTGA
- the mlaD gene encoding outer membrane lipid asymmetry maintenance protein MlaD — translation MNRQSWTVETGVGLFLLIGLVCVAYLSFNLGDVRLWGGGDYMVHARFSNVSGLKKKASVTMAGVEIGRVEDIRLEDGDAVVTLRIYGVPLEEDVIASIKTMGIIGDKYIAVSAGASDERIPPNGWIRETQPPLDVEELIGRFVFGSMEKK, via the coding sequence ATGAACCGCCAATCGTGGACCGTGGAGACAGGCGTCGGGCTTTTTCTCCTCATTGGTTTGGTCTGTGTCGCCTATCTTTCGTTCAACCTGGGGGATGTACGCCTTTGGGGTGGGGGAGACTACATGGTGCATGCCCGTTTTTCCAACGTGTCGGGTCTGAAAAAAAAGGCGTCCGTGACCATGGCCGGCGTGGAAATCGGGCGTGTGGAAGATATTCGGCTCGAAGACGGCGACGCAGTGGTGACGTTGCGCATCTATGGCGTGCCTTTGGAAGAGGACGTGATCGCCAGTATTAAGACCATGGGCATCATAGGAGATAAATACATTGCCGTGAGTGCCGGGGCTTCCGATGAACGGATTCCCCCGAACGGATGGATTCGAGAAACGCAGCCCCCCTTGGATGTGGAGGAACTGATTGGTAGATTCGTTTTCGGGTCCATGGAAAAGAAGTAG
- a CDS encoding class II fructose-bisphosphate aldolase: MAWKDYRPENVKKRFPHSIVPLVNGKALIRAAKKHKSMIMATNIRCRLPVEGIVRASMATQAPVMYEIAKSELTYTEFTPASFVDFIIKENERLGNTQVPFAIHGDHITVKKMEDVDSVRALIAAEMEAGYTSFAIDASHMENEKNLEATTELARPIIEAGLSLEVELGEIGAKSGSAEGFTRPDEAEWFIGNLVKNGVHPDLLAINNGSIHGTYFGTTQEGIQLDLTLEIWKAIQPWNVDIAQHGITGTSLEKITSFINYGIRKGNVGTLWQNVSFGLAMNQNGNAITTPEKGYVKRPYRGIPDELWQEMWAWAVETGNIGGNIKKANQVFAPKLNAIAPEYKERITAHAYEEAVRLFEATHSIGLAEAVWKELEAMAS, encoded by the coding sequence ATGGCTTGGAAAGACTACCGCCCCGAAAACGTTAAGAAAAGATTTCCCCACTCCATTGTGCCTCTTGTGAACGGCAAAGCGTTGATCCGTGCCGCGAAAAAGCACAAGAGCATGATTATGGCCACCAACATTCGTTGCCGTTTGCCGGTGGAGGGCATCGTTCGGGCTTCCATGGCCACCCAGGCACCGGTGATGTACGAAATCGCCAAATCCGAACTCACCTACACGGAATTCACTCCCGCCTCCTTCGTGGACTTCATCATTAAAGAAAACGAAAGGCTCGGGAACACTCAGGTGCCTTTTGCCATTCACGGGGACCATATCACGGTCAAAAAAATGGAGGACGTGGATTCGGTGCGCGCCCTCATCGCCGCCGAAATGGAAGCGGGCTACACCTCTTTTGCCATCGATGCTTCCCATATGGAAAACGAAAAGAACCTGGAAGCCACCACCGAACTGGCTCGACCCATCATCGAAGCGGGGCTGAGTCTGGAGGTGGAACTGGGAGAGATTGGGGCCAAGAGCGGCAGTGCCGAAGGGTTTACGCGGCCCGATGAAGCCGAGTGGTTCATTGGCAATCTGGTGAAAAACGGCGTGCATCCGGATCTTCTGGCCATCAACAACGGATCCATTCACGGCACCTATTTCGGCACGACTCAGGAAGGGATTCAGCTGGATCTGACCCTGGAAATCTGGAAAGCCATTCAGCCTTGGAATGTGGATATTGCCCAGCACGGCATCACGGGCACTTCGTTGGAAAAGATCACATCCTTTATCAACTACGGTATCCGCAAAGGCAACGTGGGCACCCTTTGGCAAAACGTGTCCTTTGGCTTGGCCATGAATCAGAACGGCAATGCCATCACGACGCCGGAAAAAGGCTACGTGAAACGGCCCTATCGCGGCATTCCCGATGAACTCTGGCAGGAAATGTGGGCCTGGGCCGTGGAAACGGGCAACATCGGCGGAAACATCAAGAAAGCCAACCAGGTCTTTGCCCCCAAACTCAACGCCATCGCTCCGGAATACAAGGAACGCATCACGGCCCACGCCTACGAAGAGGCCGTGCGGCTCTTTGAAGCCACGCATTCCATCGGGTTGGCCGAGGCCGTCTGGAAGGAATTGGAAGCCATGGCGTCCTAG
- a CDS encoding Lpp/OprI family alanine-zipper lipoprotein yields the protein MKRVMAVVFVLALCTSVLGGCASQSAVQQLQAQQDQMMQRLNALEQAQPANVQAAQRAEAAAQRAEAAADRAEQMANKAESIFMKHLKK from the coding sequence ATGAAAAGGGTAATGGCGGTGGTTTTTGTTCTCGCATTGTGCACGTCCGTTCTGGGAGGCTGTGCCAGCCAAAGCGCCGTCCAGCAACTGCAGGCGCAACAGGACCAGATGATGCAAAGGCTGAACGCGCTGGAACAGGCGCAACCGGCAAATGTTCAGGCCGCGCAACGAGCCGAAGCGGCCGCTCAGAGGGCTGAAGCGGCTGCCGATCGCGCGGAACAAATGGCCAACAAGGCGGAATCCATTTTCATGAAGCACTTGAAAAAGTAA
- a CDS encoding MlaE family ABC transporter permease: MTDVWHLLNQLGRWGLNHVRGTGRAGVFLYETVRGIFRPPKKFHSVVRHMYFIGTKSFFVIGFTAAFTGMVLGLQGYYTLSKFGSEGLLGAAVALSLIRELGPVLSALMVTGRAGSAICAEIGIMRIEEQIDALECMAIDPHAYLVSPRLVASLIALPLLTAFFDVVGIVGGYLVGVALLGVNPGAYVDGMQKSVEWVDVSMGIVKSILFALLFLWICTYKGYYAGVDEGRFGPEDVSRATTDAVVISSVAILVGDYVATSLLL, encoded by the coding sequence GTGACGGACGTCTGGCATCTTTTGAACCAACTGGGCCGTTGGGGCTTGAACCATGTACGGGGGACAGGCCGCGCCGGTGTTTTTCTCTATGAGACGGTGCGGGGCATCTTTCGCCCTCCCAAGAAATTCCACAGTGTTGTTCGCCATATGTACTTCATTGGCACCAAGTCCTTTTTCGTCATCGGGTTTACGGCGGCTTTTACCGGCATGGTGCTGGGTTTGCAAGGTTACTATACCCTGTCCAAATTCGGTTCCGAAGGGCTCTTGGGAGCGGCCGTGGCCTTGAGCCTCATTCGAGAACTGGGGCCCGTCCTTTCCGCCCTCATGGTCACCGGGCGGGCCGGATCGGCCATCTGCGCCGAAATCGGCATCATGCGCATCGAAGAACAGATTGACGCGCTGGAGTGCATGGCCATTGATCCACATGCCTATTTGGTGTCCCCGCGCCTTGTGGCGTCACTCATCGCGCTGCCGCTGCTCACCGCGTTCTTTGACGTGGTGGGCATCGTGGGAGGCTATCTGGTGGGGGTGGCCCTTTTGGGCGTGAATCCCGGGGCCTATGTGGACGGGATGCAAAAGTCTGTGGAATGGGTCGATGTGTCCATGGGAATCGTCAAGTCGATTCTCTTTGCGCTGCTCTTTCTGTGGATCTGCACCTACAAGGGGTATTACGCCGGAGTGGACGAAGGGCGCTTTGGGCCTGAAGATGTGAGCCGAGCCACCACGGACGCCGTGGTTATATCGTCCGTGGCCATTCTGGTTGGCGATTACGTGGCCACATCCTTGCTGCTGTAA
- a CDS encoding ABC transporter ATP-binding protein — MGIGNNGLGSPIIQVRNLSSHYGGRTILHEISFDIPSGKVTVIMGVSGCGKSTLLRHLIGLKPTAPGCLFVEGEDAGLFRTAQWNAYRKRLGVLFQGGALFSSLSVRDNLAVPLRVHTRLAESTIRIITDIKLHQVGLTEFGDFMPSQLSGGMRKRAGLARAMVMDPEILFVDEPSSGLDPITAAGLDELLVELKHAMGMTLVVVTHELESAFRIADQIVVMDAGRILAAGTPEAVRSCEDIRVRQFLERRADERAVDQGRYEKRLAAIGSKKRVPPF, encoded by the coding sequence ATGGGAATCGGCAACAATGGGCTTGGAAGCCCCATCATTCAGGTCAGGAACCTCAGCAGCCATTATGGTGGCCGAACGATCTTGCATGAGATTAGTTTCGACATTCCCTCGGGCAAGGTGACGGTCATCATGGGAGTGAGCGGCTGCGGCAAAAGCACGCTCCTCCGCCACCTTATCGGTCTCAAGCCTACGGCTCCAGGGTGCCTTTTTGTGGAAGGAGAAGACGCAGGTCTTTTCCGTACCGCTCAATGGAACGCCTACCGAAAGCGGCTGGGGGTGCTGTTTCAAGGGGGCGCCTTGTTTAGTTCCCTTTCGGTGCGGGACAATTTGGCCGTTCCCTTGCGCGTGCACACACGACTTGCGGAAAGCACCATTCGCATCATAACGGACATCAAGCTTCACCAGGTGGGATTGACGGAGTTTGGAGACTTTATGCCGTCCCAGCTCAGTGGAGGCATGCGCAAACGCGCCGGATTGGCTCGAGCCATGGTCATGGACCCCGAAATTCTTTTCGTGGACGAGCCCTCCTCGGGCTTGGATCCCATCACGGCGGCGGGCTTGGATGAACTCCTGGTGGAGCTCAAGCACGCCATGGGGATGACCCTGGTCGTGGTGACCCATGAATTGGAGAGCGCCTTTCGCATTGCCGACCAGATCGTGGTGATGGATGCCGGAAGGATTCTCGCTGCGGGAACTCCTGAGGCCGTGCGTTCCTGTGAGGACATTCGTGTGCGGCAGTTCCTGGAGCGGCGCGCCGATGAGCGGGCCGTGGATCAGGGGCGCTACGAAAAACGGCTGGCGGCCATAGGGTCGAAAAAACGGGTGCCGCCATTTTAG
- a CDS encoding 5-formyltetrahydrofolate cyclo-ligase — MENHQICAIKNALREQFCSGIQATAHEAFLNSCAGKVAERLRRLVVYRNASCVLVPPTAFFRQIGVNVLLDGKNLVFASPKMHQGFYLVNPQRIPRPQRTAAASFRSPNPWAHRIALRAGEKVRVDVMVMPCLAASRDGGRLGDGSGLMDLQVACLATLGWLHARTAVLGVVPEAHVVDTLPMKPTDVFLHWIITEQRSLQTTWHGPVQVPIVWDVVDKKTLRRNEVLFFLKKHKGMAST; from the coding sequence ATGGAAAATCACCAGATCTGCGCCATCAAAAACGCCCTTCGTGAACAGTTTTGCTCTGGCATTCAGGCAACGGCTCATGAAGCTTTTCTCAATAGCTGTGCCGGCAAGGTGGCCGAACGGTTGCGTCGCCTTGTGGTTTACCGAAACGCCTCCTGCGTGCTCGTGCCCCCGACCGCCTTTTTTCGGCAAATAGGCGTCAACGTCCTTCTCGATGGCAAAAACCTGGTTTTCGCCTCCCCGAAAATGCACCAGGGCTTCTATCTTGTGAACCCTCAAAGGATTCCTCGCCCTCAAAGGACCGCGGCCGCTTCGTTTCGATCGCCCAATCCCTGGGCGCACCGCATCGCCCTTCGCGCGGGAGAAAAGGTGCGTGTGGATGTGATGGTCATGCCCTGCCTGGCGGCCTCTCGAGACGGCGGGCGTCTGGGCGACGGATCGGGCCTGATGGATTTGCAGGTGGCGTGCCTTGCCACTTTGGGCTGGCTCCATGCCCGCACGGCCGTCCTGGGGGTTGTGCCCGAGGCGCATGTGGTGGACACCCTTCCCATGAAACCCACCGATGTTTTTCTGCACTGGATCATTACGGAACAGAGAAGCCTTCAGACCACGTGGCACGGCCCGGTGCAGGTGCCGATTGTATGGGACGTGGTGGACAAAAAAACACTTCGCCGAAACGAGGTTCTTTTCTTTCTGAAAAAACACAAGGGCATGGCATCCACTTGA
- a CDS encoding L,D-transpeptidase family protein has product MDSLTQCPIPKKLRWTQRVLTGIIFFISVLSGTSQAEQNVFTAEIFKYPYDLDSQTVVGQPRLHQVKQGESLLDIARTYGLGYNEMALLYPRMDPWLPPKQKSLIIPTLWVLPPTRLEELVINIPELRLYLFDKKSKTVQTYPIGIGDEGWETPIKVGYIAEKRPNPSWYIPESLQAKYGMKVMPPGPENPLGEYMLKLSIGPYGIHGTHMPWGVGRLVSHGCIRCYPEHIRLLYPQVAVGTRVEIIYEPLKLGIKNGRVYVEAHPDVYRKIDDYTRYAMEKLDQSSWASRVDRRRFALAVRLQNGVPTDVSTVERVPSTTLAEDAGTLKEILDFGANTF; this is encoded by the coding sequence ATGGATTCTCTGACACAGTGTCCGATCCCCAAAAAACTTCGGTGGACCCAAAGGGTTCTGACCGGAATAATTTTTTTCATATCGGTCCTTTCGGGAACGTCCCAGGCGGAACAGAATGTCTTTACGGCCGAGATATTCAAATACCCCTATGATCTTGATTCGCAAACCGTGGTGGGACAACCTCGCCTTCACCAGGTCAAACAAGGAGAAAGCCTTCTGGACATCGCTCGAACCTACGGGCTGGGCTACAACGAAATGGCTCTGCTTTATCCTCGCATGGACCCTTGGCTGCCGCCTAAACAAAAGAGCCTCATCATCCCCACGCTGTGGGTGCTTCCTCCCACACGGCTCGAGGAACTGGTCATCAATATTCCGGAACTGCGCCTCTACCTCTTTGACAAGAAATCCAAGACGGTGCAAACCTACCCCATCGGCATCGGCGACGAAGGCTGGGAAACACCCATCAAGGTCGGCTACATCGCCGAAAAGAGACCCAACCCTTCCTGGTACATTCCCGAATCCCTTCAGGCCAAGTACGGCATGAAGGTCATGCCTCCAGGCCCTGAAAACCCCTTAGGCGAATACATGCTGAAACTTTCCATCGGCCCCTATGGCATTCATGGAACCCACATGCCGTGGGGTGTAGGAAGACTGGTAAGCCATGGGTGCATTCGATGCTACCCGGAACACATTCGCCTCCTTTACCCTCAGGTGGCGGTGGGAACGCGTGTGGAAATCATCTACGAACCCCTAAAGCTAGGAATAAAAAACGGCCGAGTTTACGTGGAAGCTCACCCCGACGTGTATCGCAAGATCGACGACTACACCCGCTACGCCATGGAAAAGCTGGACCAATCCAGCTGGGCGAGCCGCGTGGACCGCAGGCGGTTTGCTCTCGCCGTGCGTCTTCAAAACGGCGTGCCCACGGACGTGAGCACCGTGGAAAGGGTCCCTTCCACCACCTTGGCCGAAGACGCAGGGACCCTTAAGGAGATTCTTGATTTTGGGGCCAATACTTTCTAG